The DNA region AGACACGTTACCCGTAACACCGAATATAATCATCGGGACGCTAAGTGGCATAATTGGAGCAATGATACCTGCAGAAGCGATTAAAGCGGCTGATTTGGCGCGGTCATAACCGGCTTCCGCCATAATAGGGATAAGAACAGCCCCCAGAGCGGCCGTGTCGGCGACCGCTGAACCCGATAATCCGGAGAAGATTAAACTGGCGATAATAGCGACATATCCCAATCCGCCGCGCACATGCCCAACAAGAGCTACAGCAAAGGCAATAATACGCTTGGAAATCCCTCCTGCATTCATCAGCTCTCCGGCCAGGATGAAGAAGGCAATAGCCATGAGCGGGAAATTGTCAGCACCGTCTATCAGATTGGCAGCCAATATTTGCGTATCATACATACCCATATGAATGAGTAGGGCTATACCACTCATGATTAGCGCGAAAGCAATAGGAATTCCCAGCGCCATGACTGCCAAAAGTGATACCAAAAATACCGTCAATGTCATAGTCATAGTTTTCTATCTCCTTGCGTAGACCCGCCAACAGTCTGTTCTATTTTTTCTTTGTCTTCCGTATCAGTTATCATGACCAGGTCGTTCTCATCTATCTTGCCGGTGATTAGCCGGTATAGATTGTTCAGGGAAATGGCTACCATACTGACACTCGCAATCAGCCCGGAAACATAAACAAAGGCAAGAGGCAACCCCATCGATGGCGAGTTTTGGTTCATCGTAATGAGCGTCAATTTCCAGGTGCCTTCAGCGACCAGACACATGGTTATTAAAATCAGCAGATTGTTGACTACAAAAAGTACTTTCCTGCCTTTTACAGATAACTTTTGCACCAACGTATCAACGCCTAAATGAGCGTTTTCCTTATAAGCGATGATGGCCCCCAGAAAAATTAGCCAAATAAATAGATATCGGGAGGCTTCCTCGGCCCAAGTAAGCCCTGAGTTAAAAAAGTAACGAAGGATAACATTGGCAAATACAAATACGGCCATTAATGACAAACAAGCAGCTATGAGTCCATGAAGGAGGCGATTGAATGCTTTAGACAGACTTTCCATATATATGCTTCCTTTCAAGACGCGTTTCGTCCATTTTTCTTTCACAGAATTCATATTGCGCACATGGCTTGACAGTAAGCGAAAACTGTTTAATACGAGCGAGACTGTTGAAAACGCCCGTATTAAACAGTTTTCAACAGCCCCGCGACAACTACCTGACTTTATTTAGCATACTTTGCGATTTCTGCCTTTACTTCCTGGATAAGTTCTTTTCCTATCTCAGCCTCGAATTTAGTGGCAACATCCTTAGTTGCGTCCATAAAGGCTTTTTGCTGTTCCGGAGTCAGCTTAGTCACTACCATGCCGGTTTTCTCCAGGTTGGCCAAGGATTCCTTCATCATTTCCCGGTTGATCTTTCTCTGATACAGGCCTGCTTCTTTACCAGCCTTCAGTATTATATCCTGGTCTTCTTTAGGTAGAGTATCCCAGATCTTTTTACTAAACATTAAG from Thermosinus carboxydivorans Nor1 includes:
- a CDS encoding TRAP transporter small permease, producing MESLSKAFNRLLHGLIAACLSLMAVFVFANVILRYFFNSGLTWAEEASRYLFIWLIFLGAIIAYKENAHLGVDTLVQKLSVKGRKVLFVVNNLLILITMCLVAEGTWKLTLITMNQNSPSMGLPLAFVYVSGLIASVSMVAISLNNLYRLITGKIDENDLVMITDTEDKEKIEQTVGGSTQGDRKL